In Acidobacteriota bacterium, a single genomic region encodes these proteins:
- the secG gene encoding preprotein translocase subunit SecG: MVNLILVIHLICCFILILVILLQSGKSADLAGAFGMMGSQTAFGPRGTATLLSKVTTGAAIVFMVSSLALSFMMSSASGGSSIMDRKSPEKGKPATSAPAKPAPAKPAPTAPAPAAAASQSGDTPLEATVQGGESGQGFKVKSLSKAELEALLKEQEAKHKQATESQPTKK, encoded by the coding sequence ATGGTCAATTTGATTTTGGTGATTCACCTGATTTGCTGTTTCATCCTGATTCTGGTCATCTTGCTGCAATCCGGCAAGAGCGCCGACCTGGCCGGCGCGTTCGGGATGATGGGCTCCCAGACCGCCTTCGGTCCGCGGGGCACGGCCACGCTATTGAGCAAGGTCACCACCGGCGCGGCGATCGTCTTCATGGTCAGTTCGCTGGCGCTGTCATTCATGATGAGTTCGGCCAGCGGCGGTTCCTCGATCATGGACCGCAAATCGCCGGAGAAGGGCAAGCCCGCCACCAGCGCACCAGCCAAGCCCGCCCCGGCCAAGCCTGCGCCCACTGCCCCGGCGCCAGCGGCTGCCGCGAGCCAGTCGGGCGACACCCCGCTTGAAGCCACGGTCCAAGGCGGCGAGTCCGGCCAGGGCTTCAAGGTCAAGTCGCTGTCCAAGGCCGAGCTCGAGGCGCTGCTCAAGGAGCAGGAGGCCAAGCACAAACAGGCGACCGAATCCCAGCCGACCAAGAAGTAG
- a CDS encoding triose-phosphate isomerase — MARKPMLAGNWKMNLTNPEAVKLAGELAAAVGQLADRDVLVAPPFTALSDVRRALEGSRILLGAQNLYPADSGAFTGEISPIMLLSAGCTHVIIGHSERRHILQETDDLIGRKVATALRKGMTPILCVGETLDQRERGEAEPVVSAQLRTALKDLTPGEVFRMILAYEPVWAIGTGRTATPAQAQSMHAFIRSVLTELYDPQAAGSLRLLYGGSVKPDNISALMAESDIDGALVGGASLKADDFVRIVKF, encoded by the coding sequence ATGGCGCGCAAACCGATGCTGGCCGGCAACTGGAAAATGAATCTCACCAACCCGGAAGCGGTCAAACTGGCCGGGGAGCTGGCGGCCGCGGTGGGCCAGCTGGCGGACCGGGACGTCCTGGTGGCGCCGCCGTTCACCGCGCTGTCGGACGTCCGGCGGGCGCTGGAAGGCAGCCGGATCCTGCTGGGCGCCCAGAACCTCTACCCGGCCGATTCCGGAGCGTTCACCGGCGAAATCTCGCCGATTATGCTCCTGAGCGCCGGGTGCACCCACGTGATCATCGGACACTCCGAGCGGCGCCACATCCTGCAGGAAACCGACGACCTGATCGGCCGCAAGGTCGCCACCGCACTGCGTAAGGGGATGACGCCCATTCTGTGCGTCGGCGAAACCCTCGATCAGCGCGAACGCGGCGAAGCCGAACCGGTGGTCAGCGCCCAGCTCCGGACGGCCTTAAAGGACTTGACACCCGGGGAAGTTTTCCGTATGATCCTCGCCTACGAGCCGGTCTGGGCGATCGGGACCGGCCGCACGGCTACCCCGGCGCAAGCCCAGTCCATGCACGCGTTCATACGTTCCGTTCTCACTGAACTGTATGATCCGCAGGCGGCTGGCAGTTTGCGCCTGCTATATGGCGGGAGCGTCAAACCGGACAACATCAGCGCCCTGATGGCCGAATCCGACATCGACGGCGCCCTCGTCGGGGGCGCCAGCCTCAAGGCAGACGATTTTGTACGGATCGTGAAATTTTGA
- a CDS encoding phosphoglycerate kinase, producing the protein MNKLSVKDIDVRGRRVFVRVDFNVPIKDGKIKDKTRITAALPTIRHLLDGGAAVILASHLGRPKGGPSPEFSLEPVAAELAGLLGRKVGFATDCVGEPARSAVQALQPGDVLLLENLRFHKEEEQNNPGFAEQLAGLADVYVNDAFGTAHRAHASTEGMTRFFKERAAGLLMERELYYLGKALSEPERPFVAILGGAKVSDKIEVITNLMGKVDALLIGGAMAYTFLKARGESVGQSLVEPDKIELAARLLLQAAERGLEFLLPVDHVIADRIAEDARVNTTDPGDPIPDGWMGVDIGPMTYMAYARKIQQARTMLWNGPMGVFEIRPFANGTQSIAKAVAASSACSIIGGGDSVSAVQQAGVADAITHISTGGGASLEFLGGLALPGVTALSDR; encoded by the coding sequence ATGAACAAGCTCTCGGTGAAGGACATCGACGTCAGGGGCCGTCGCGTATTCGTCCGGGTGGATTTCAATGTCCCCATCAAGGACGGCAAGATCAAGGACAAGACCCGGATCACCGCCGCCCTCCCCACCATCCGTCACCTGCTCGACGGTGGTGCTGCGGTCATCCTTGCCTCCCACCTGGGTCGGCCCAAGGGCGGGCCGAGCCCCGAGTTCAGTCTGGAGCCCGTCGCCGCCGAGTTGGCCGGCCTCCTCGGGCGCAAGGTCGGCTTCGCAACGGACTGCGTGGGCGAACCGGCCCGCTCGGCCGTCCAGGCCCTGCAGCCCGGCGATGTGCTGCTGCTGGAAAACCTCCGCTTCCACAAGGAGGAGGAGCAGAACAACCCCGGCTTCGCCGAACAACTGGCCGGCCTGGCGGACGTATACGTCAACGACGCGTTCGGCACGGCCCACCGCGCGCATGCCTCCACGGAGGGCATGACCCGGTTCTTCAAGGAACGGGCGGCCGGCCTGCTGATGGAGCGGGAATTGTATTACCTGGGCAAAGCGCTGAGTGAGCCGGAACGGCCGTTTGTGGCCATCCTCGGCGGCGCCAAGGTCTCGGACAAGATCGAGGTGATCACCAACCTGATGGGCAAGGTGGACGCGCTCCTGATCGGCGGCGCCATGGCCTACACATTCCTCAAGGCCCGCGGCGAGTCGGTGGGCCAGTCCCTCGTCGAGCCGGACAAGATTGAGCTGGCCGCCCGTCTCCTGCTCCAGGCGGCGGAGCGGGGCTTGGAGTTCCTCCTGCCCGTGGATCACGTGATTGCCGACCGGATCGCCGAAGACGCCCGGGTGAACACGACGGACCCCGGCGACCCGATCCCCGACGGCTGGATGGGTGTCGACATCGGACCCATGACCTACATGGCGTATGCCCGGAAGATCCAGCAAGCCCGAACGATGCTCTGGAACGGGCCCATGGGCGTGTTCGAGATCCGTCCATTCGCCAACGGGACGCAATCCATCGCCAAGGCGGTCGCCGCGTCGTCGGCCTGCAGCATCATCGGCGGTGGCGATTCGGTGTCCGCCGTCCAGCAGGCCGGCGTCGCCGACGCGATCACGCACATCTCCACCGGCGGCGGCGCCTCGTTGGAATTTTTGGGCGGCCTCGCGCTGCCCGGCGTCACCGCGCTCAGTGACCGCTGA
- the gap gene encoding type I glyceraldehyde-3-phosphate dehydrogenase, whose translation MAIKVGINGFGRIGRQLFRIVSQDPAIEIVAINDVTDAVTLAHLLKYDSVMRTFPAAVSVAADGIVVNGKTVKAYAVKDPAAIPWADQGVDVVVESTGLFTKRPDAAKHLRDTVKKVIISAPATDPDLTVVLGVNDAAYDKTKHHIVSNASCTTNCLAPVAKVLHDNFKLVHGLMTTIHSYTNDQRVLDLPHKDLRRARAAALNIIPTTTGAAKAIGLVIPDLKGKFDGISLRVPTPNVSVVDFVGTVEKVPTKEEVNAVMKAAAEGPLHGYLEYVTEPLVSSDFIGNTHSSMFDANYTAVMGNMVKVLAWYDNEWGYSCRVADLIKFVLK comes from the coding sequence ATGGCTATCAAAGTGGGGATCAACGGTTTCGGTCGGATCGGGCGACAGCTCTTCCGGATCGTCAGCCAGGATCCGGCGATCGAGATCGTGGCCATCAACGACGTGACGGACGCGGTGACACTGGCTCACCTGCTCAAGTACGATTCGGTGATGCGCACATTCCCCGCCGCTGTTTCCGTCGCCGCCGACGGCATCGTTGTCAACGGCAAAACCGTCAAGGCGTATGCCGTCAAGGATCCCGCGGCCATCCCGTGGGCGGATCAGGGAGTCGACGTCGTGGTGGAGTCCACTGGCCTGTTCACCAAGCGGCCCGACGCCGCCAAGCACCTGCGCGACACGGTCAAGAAGGTGATCATCTCGGCGCCGGCCACCGATCCGGACCTCACCGTCGTGCTCGGTGTCAACGACGCCGCCTACGACAAGACCAAGCATCACATCGTCTCGAACGCCTCCTGCACCACCAACTGCCTGGCCCCGGTGGCGAAGGTGCTCCATGACAATTTCAAGCTGGTGCACGGGTTGATGACTACGATCCACTCGTACACGAATGATCAGCGCGTGCTGGATCTGCCCCACAAGGATCTCCGCCGCGCCCGCGCCGCCGCGCTCAACATCATCCCCACTACCACCGGCGCAGCCAAGGCCATCGGTCTGGTGATCCCGGATCTGAAGGGCAAATTCGACGGCATCTCGCTGCGCGTCCCCACCCCGAATGTGTCCGTCGTGGACTTCGTCGGGACGGTGGAGAAAGTGCCCACCAAGGAGGAGGTCAACGCGGTCATGAAAGCGGCTGCCGAAGGCCCGCTCCACGGTTACCTGGAGTATGTCACCGAACCGCTGGTGTCGTCCGACTTCATCGGCAACACCCACAGCTCCATGTTCGACGCCAACTACACCGCCGTCATGGGCAACATGGTCAAGGTGCTGGCCTGGTACGACAACGAGTGGGGCTACTCCTGCCGGGTCGCCGATCTGATCAAGTTCGTGCTGAAATAG
- a CDS encoding NifU family protein, with the protein MKERVDAALQKTRAFLQADGGDVELVDVLPDGVVQVRLKGACGGCPMATLTLKRGIERILKEEVPEVKSVESV; encoded by the coding sequence TTGAAAGAACGAGTGGATGCAGCGTTGCAGAAGACGCGCGCGTTTTTACAGGCCGACGGCGGCGACGTGGAGCTGGTGGACGTCCTGCCCGACGGTGTCGTCCAGGTGCGACTCAAGGGCGCCTGCGGCGGCTGCCCCATGGCCACACTAACCCTCAAGCGCGGCATCGAACGGATCCTCAAAGAGGAAGTTCCCGAAGTCAAGTCCGTGGAATCGGTCTAA
- a CDS encoding histidinol-phosphatase HisJ family protein, whose protein sequence is MIRHTPLTPDELRRRARRDLHCHTKYCRHAVGEMEDYVRSAIDRGLEEIGFLEHVERGIQYSRRTWLDDVEVDVYWNEAIMLKRQYARQIVVSAGIELGVNPAAVRELTEVAERHPWDRVALSYHFVWDETANIHLNISSAKDPNLRLLQARDPVALALEYYDVLARHIPVFRPFMICHLDVPRRNLPDVSDEPAVRAAIRRVLAAMRQAGAALEINTAGYVYTGQLYPAPGTLSEAIRMGLNLVFASDSHAPDRPGTDFDRALAEILPKLEDGR, encoded by the coding sequence ATGATCCGCCACACCCCACTTACCCCGGATGAACTGCGCCGCCGCGCGCGCCGCGATCTGCACTGTCACACGAAGTATTGCCGTCACGCCGTCGGTGAAATGGAGGATTATGTCCGCTCGGCCATCGACCGGGGCCTCGAGGAGATCGGTTTTCTGGAACATGTGGAGCGCGGGATTCAGTACAGCCGCCGGACCTGGCTGGACGACGTCGAGGTGGATGTCTACTGGAACGAGGCAATCATGCTCAAGCGACAGTACGCCCGGCAGATCGTGGTCTCGGCAGGCATCGAGTTGGGCGTGAACCCGGCGGCGGTTCGGGAGCTGACGGAGGTGGCGGAGCGACATCCTTGGGACCGCGTCGCCCTGTCCTACCATTTTGTCTGGGACGAAACGGCGAACATCCATCTGAACATCAGCTCGGCCAAGGACCCCAACCTTCGGCTGCTGCAGGCGCGGGACCCCGTGGCCCTGGCGCTGGAGTACTACGACGTACTGGCGCGCCACATCCCGGTATTCCGCCCCTTCATGATCTGCCACCTGGACGTGCCCCGCCGCAACCTGCCGGACGTGTCGGACGAGCCGGCGGTCCGCGCGGCTATCCGGCGGGTGTTGGCCGCCATGCGACAGGCAGGGGCGGCGCTGGAGATCAATACGGCGGGCTACGTCTACACGGGACAGCTGTACCCGGCGCCGGGCACCCTGTCCGAGGCGATTCGGATGGGCTTGAACCTGGTCTTCGCATCCGACAGCCACGCTCCGGACCGTCCGGGCACCGATTTCGACCGGGCGCTGGCGGAGATTCTGCCCAAGCTGGAGGACGGCCGTTAG